Genomic segment of Edaphobacter bradus:
AGACCGGCGATGGTGGCGAGCCGTTCGTCGAGTTCGACCACGTGGACAAGAGCGAGGTCGCCTGGCAGTAAGGCCGGTGAAGAGCCGGGTCAGATTTCAGACCGTTCCTACTTCAGCCTGCTCCGCGTGGATGGGGTTGCTGGTCGCGTGGCCGCAGTGCGGGCAGAAGGCGGCCATCGGTTCGACGGGGCCTCCGCAGGCGGCACAGGGAGTAGGCGTGGAGCTCGGCGGCGCGTAAGCGTAGGCGCTGGCGAGGATATGGCGGGCGATGTAGTCTGCCTGCTGGGCGTTGTACTCGCGGACGCGGCCAGGCATGAAGAACGCCTCGACCAAGCCGGCGAGGGTGGGGATACCGGTCCAGAAGAAGCAGAGGTACAGGATTCCGAGGCCGTTCCGGCTCAGGTAGAAGTGGTGGACTCCGAAGCAGCCGAGGAACAGGGCGAGCAGAACGCCGATCACCTCGTCGCGGCGGGCGTGCTGGTACTCGGCGTAGAACCAGGCGCGCTGACGGTCGTCCATGCGTGCTGTGTAGACGGGATCTGCGAATGACATAACGTGTAGCTCCGGGAAAGTGCTTCGCAAATGTGCAGAGTGGGATACGGCTCTGTTCTGGTTAGAGTTCCATAGTGTGATTAAGGGCTCGTGAGCCGAAGAACAGTTAATTACTTATCGGCCATGGATTTACAGATCGGCAGTATTTCCGGCGCGAAACTCCCGAAGAAAGTTTGTGACGAATTGCCCGAGGCAACGGATGAAGGCAGTTCCGGTCTCCAAGCAATGCAGGAGGTCGGTTATGAAAGGTATGGAATCGCTTCACTCCGGCCAGTGCGGGCTTTGCTCGCACTTCGGTGAAGGTCATCCGTCGACTCCCGTGCTGATTACGATCATGAAGAAGAAGGAGGCGCCGCTGAACATGCTGGATGAGTGCGGGCATCCGAAGCACGCCGGGCTGCACCTGAAGGTTTCGCCGATCAGCGGCTGCGATGGCTTCGCTCCTGCGGCGCGGGCGGCCTAGATTTGAGGGAACAAAAAGCCCTGCCGAAGCAGGGCTTTTCTTCATGCTGGAGAATCTCTTACGCGACAGGTTCGATGGAGACAAACCGCCCGAGCTGTCCGCGATCCTGGAACTTCACCACGCCGTCGATCTTGGCGAACAGGGTGTCGTCCTTGCCCCGGCCCACATTGGCGCCGGCCTTCAGTGGGGTCCCACGCTGACGAACGATGATTGAGCCCCCGGTGACCGTCTGGCCGCCGAACCGCTTCACGCCGAGCCGCTGCGCATTGGAGTCGCGGCCGTTTTTCGAAGATCCTAAACCTTTTTTATGTGCCATCTCGATTGCCTCTTTCGCGCCGCCCAAAGGCGTTGCGCATGAAATCTAAACTCTCAATCCCATCTAGCCTTTAGCTAAGAGCTAGAGGCTGGCAGCGAAAAGCTGCCTTACTTGAGCGACTTGCCGCCCACCACGATCTCGTTGATCTTGACCTCGACGTAGTCCTGGCGGTGGCCCTGCATCTTCTTGTACTGCTTCTTGCGCTTCAGCTTGAAGACCAGGATCTTGTCGCCGCGGCCTTCGCCGAGCACGGTCGCGGTCACCTTGGCGCCCTTCAGGTCGCTCTCAAACTGACCCTCTGCCCCGCTGACGGCCAGAACGTCCGAGAACTCGACGTTGCCTTCCTGGTGCGCTGTGGTCTCGATCTTCAACGTATCGCCAGGGGCGACCCGGTACTGCTTGCCGCCGGTGCGGATAACTGCGTACATAACCAAACCTCTAAAGCGTAGCGCACAAAGCGCCAACCGCCTTCTTCATGGATTGTGCTGCAAGGGGCGCATACAGGAGCACTGCATCAGCCAACCGGCCCGGCCAACCCGGTCCGTCTCGTTCAGGACCGTCGGCCAACCAATTGTCCTGCAGCCTGAGGTTTAAGACACACCGGCTACAGCGCCAAACTTAATGAGTGTACCGTTTTCCGGCCGGAGGGTCAATTAGGGGTTGAAATGCTTGATTTGGGATAATACCGTTTCAAGCAGCGATTTTTCTTTTAGATCCTCGTTTTGAGGTGCCTTTGCGACGACGCTTGCTGCAGGTCCTGCTGGTGCTCAGTGGTTTATTCTTTGTTGCGGGCATTTATCCGCTGTTCACATCGATTCCACGACATGATCAGTCTGCTTACGGCGATCAGATGATGCTCGCTGTTTATTTTGTGCTTGGGGTGTTCCTGCTCCTGGCGGCGAAAATGCCCCAAGCTCACCGCAGTTTAATTGCGTTCCCTGGTTGGGGAACTCTCGCTCACGACGCCATCATGGCTGTCCAAGCTTACCAACAGAAACAGTTGCGCTCCGAATTGCTGCCTCTGATCGTAATCGCACTGCTCTGCATCTCTCTGATTATCCTGACTCCTCCACGGTTACTCTCTAGCGGAGCGCCCCGTGTTAGCTCACCTCAATAGGGGAGGCAGTAATCGCGATGAAGAAAAGAACTCGTACCGATGCTGACGTGTCGGAATCCCAACGGCATATCGATGTCCTTGTTCTGGTCATCGATCGTCAGGAATAAACGAATCTTGTGCCCTGCAAGGAAACGCCGCGAGTTCGGGACGAGAGGGACACATCTCGCTTCTGAGACGTGGGTGCTGGGCGTTTGAATAGTCCCGGGCGGGAGATGGATCTTGCGAGTTGCCGCCATAACTTCTGACGGGCCATCATCAAAGTAGGGAAAGTTCAGCCACCGATCGGGGTTCAATCTCGCCTCAATGCGGCGTCAGGAGATCCGCTGAACCCATTGACTCCGCCAGGCCGGCGCCTCGAAGGGATCTGCGAAATACTGTGTCTCGTGCACGACCTTACCGTTGCGGAACTCCATAATGCTCACTGTGTATGCTGGGCGCCCCTGGTAGGTGATTGTGTATTCCGTGATCCAGAGATCACCTTTTCCGAGAATTCGCTTGACGTTGAAACCTGACGGCTTGCCGGGATGATGACTCCGCACGGCCTGCAAATTGCTTCGCCCGAGGATTCGCTCGCCTGACTGGGGATAGTCACAAATGGCGTCGTCATCGTAAATATCGTGTTCCGCGTTTGCATCTCCGGCTGCCGACGCGTCCCAGTGCGCGTTCAGGGCTTTACGTATTTGCTCCTCTTGCATGGACTGCTCCAGGTGCTGTTTGGGTTTCATGTTCAACTACCTTGTGGAATGAAACCCGGGCTGCCGGTCTTCACTACTTCATTGAACCTCTGTCTAGTCTGAATTCGATTGATTTCGTCAAACGCGTCTTCCGGAAGGGCAGAGATGTTGAGATTCTCCCGCGCGCGGGCCGCAGTCTTAGGCGTGGTAAGCAAAGCCGTGCCGCGCTGCACCGCCCAGGCCAGCAGCACCTGCGCTGGCGTCTTTCCAACTCGCGCGGCGATTGCCGAAATGACTGGATCTTCGAGCGGCCCCGGCCTTATTCCGTGACCCAATGGCGCGAAAGCCAAAAGCACAATGCCCTTCTCCTTGCAGAATTCCAGAAGCTCCGTTTCCGGCAGATACGGATGTGCTTCGACCTGGACCACGGCTGGCTTGATTTTCGCAGATTCGTAGATGGGCACCAGTCCGTTCAAGGTTATGTCAGACAGTCCGATGGCCCGGCATCTGCCATGGTCTACGAGACTTTCCATCGCCCTCCAGGTGTCGAGCAAAGTGACGCCGCGGTCGTAAAGGACATTGCCGTTTTGATCCCGCGGATCCTGCTCGTCCCCCGGTTGAAACGCAAATGGAGTGTGAATGAGATAGAGATCCAGATACTTGAGCCCGAGTCTGTCCAGACTCGCTTCGAAAGCCGGTTCGACGCGCTCGGGCCGGTGATTGGAGTTCCACAACTTTGTGGTAACAAAGATGTCTTCGCGCGCGATCCCTCCAGCGGCAAGTCCCGCCTGCAACGCCTCGCCTACCTCACGCTCGTTCCGATATCGTTCCGCACAATCGAAGTGTCGAAATCCGGCTTCCAGCGCGTCTCTGGTAGCACTTATCGTCGCGGCTGCATCGGGAATCAGGGTGCCAAACCCGAGCGCGGGCATGTGGCCGGCTCCGTTGCTGAGTGGTATTCTCGCCACCCGAAAATCAGACGATTCGATCATGGTGACGCCTCGGCACCATCTCGCGTCCAGCATGACCGTCCGGATAGGCAATCCTCTACTCGACAGGCGGGGCGACGCGCGTCTTTATATTACTATTCATTGCTTCAATTCCACCTTCTGAAGGAGCAACACCAGCTTCCCTGGGTAGAGAGTTCCGAAAAACCGATCTGGCCCGAACCTCATCCCAACTCCCGGGCGCTAGCTTCATCTGCACGATAAGTAGGAATATCGAGCCAAGCCGCCAACTGTCCGAGCGAGGCGCAGGGAAAGGGATATGCCTGCTGTTGCACGTGTTGGTCGAAGGAATGGCATAAGGCTATAGAAAGCAGCAGACCTGCCCTCCGAAATCAGCTTCTAATTGCCAACCGCCATCATCGGAAACATTCGAGACGCTAGAGGACCAACGGGGTCGGTCTCTGCATCAACCAGCAGCAACAGGCTGCCAAAGCTCGACACGATTTCCTTCCGGGTCGGTGAACCAGCCGAATCTGCCGAAATCGTAGCTCTCGCGTTTGGGATCGACCGCGACGCCTTCGTTTGTCAGACGGTCCAGCACTCCATCGAGGTTATCCACTTGGAGGTTGATCATTGCCTTCTGTACCACAGGGAAATACTCATCGTCTTGGCTGAAGAAGGCGAAGACAATCTGAGCACGTTGCGCCGAGGCAGGAAACGCGAAGAACCCTTTTGACCTCGATAAGCCGAGATGCCGTTCGTACCACCCATAGAGTTGTTCTGGATCCCTCGCTCGGACAAATGCACCGCCAATCCCGGTGATTGAAGCCATGCAGCCTCCTACGAGCAATGTCCAGAGCTTACACCTAAAGAATAGCGGGCAAGCGAGAAGTTCAATGGAATTGATTAGAACCCATCTCATAAATGCCTCTGGTCGGCGAAGCTTGGCAGAATTACTTCCGGATTGCCGACTAAACCCTTTCTAGGGCTATGATTGTGGTTTCGCTGCCGTCTCCGACAAGTACGCCTGAACACACTCGTAGCGGGATTCGAAGATTCGGTTCGAGCCGATGAGTTCCAGCAGCCCCATACGTTCAAGGACTCGCGGCTGTCGCACGGGGACGACAATGAAGGCAAGAGCTACACCGGCCTTTTTCAGGTCCTCGAAGAGTTCAAGAAGGGCGCGTCCGGCGGAAAAATCCATCTCTGTAACGGCCCTGGCGTCAACCACCAACCATCGCACGGCCGCCGGTGAATCGTGCACAAGTCTCCGAGCCTGGTCTGCAAAGAATGCTGCATTGGCGTAGAAAAGGCCCCCTCCAAACCAGAACATAACCAAACCGGGTTCGGCTTCCCTTCCGGGGACGGGGTCGTCAATTCGCCAGTGATCGGTACTGTCCCGCACGACGACGCCGGTATGCGGCCGGTAGCCGTGGCGCACATGCATCAGCAAAGACATTACCGTCGCGAGCAGAATCCCTTGCTCCACACCGAAAAAGACAACCGTTGCCGCTGTGATCAAAGCCAGAAGGAATTCTGTTGGACTCACGCGGCAAACTTCCGCGAGACCACGATGATCGATCAGTTTGACGCCGATCATGAAAACAATCGCAGCGAGGACGGAGTTGGGAAGATAACTCAGCGGCTTCGTCAAGAACAGCAGGACGAGAAGCGTAACGGCAGCGGTAGTGAGATGAGCCCACTGAGTGCGGCCGCCTCCTGAGTCCACGATTGCTGTCTTGGTCGGGCTGCCGTTCACGACAAACGTACTGCTGCAGCCCGCGACTAGGTTGGCCAGCGACAAACCAACTAAGTCGACATTCTGGCTGAAGTTTTCGCGGTAGCGCAAAGCGTACGCCCGCGATGTGGCGGCACTTTGAGAGAGGATCACGATAAAACACGAGAAGGAGATCGGCAGAACCAGCATCACGTCTGAGAGCGTAATATGCGGAACGCTCAGATGGGGAAGGCCGCCCGGGACGTTTCCAACTACACGTACGCCGTGGCCGGCCCAATTGCGGATGGCGCTTGCTGCGGTCATGCCGACTACGGCGATAAGAGCGCCGGGGAAACGTGGAGCGAGGAACTCAAATCCTACAATGACGGCCACAACCGTCAGTGCGATAAGCGCGCTTGGCAGATGGGTTTCGTTCAGGTGCCGCAAGGTGAAGAGAGTCTGACGAAGAAACCCGTGGCCGTTTGCTTCGATGCCGAGCATCTCGTGTATCTGACCAATTGCAACCTGCACGCCGACACCCGTAAGGAAGCCGACAAGCACTGTTCGAGAGAGGAAGTCAGCAAGGAAGCCAAGACGAAGGATCCTGGCCAGAAGGAGTGTGGCTCCAGAAACGAGTGCGATGAGACTGGTAAGCTCGATGTATCGCGGAGTATTGGCAACAAAGGAAAGAGCGGTCAGCGCCGCGAATACCATCGCCGCCGTCGCAGAATCTGCGCTGACCACCAGATGCCGCGAAGACCCGAAGACCGCAAACACCACCATTGGCAGGAAGATCGTGTAGAGCCCAGTGATCACAGGTGTGCCGATGATCTTGGTGTATCCCATTACCTCTGGAATGCCCAGCGCAGCGAGCGTGATGCCGGCCATGATGTCGGAACCGAGTTGAACCTTATTCAAAGGCAGGAGTCCCTGCATGATAGGCAGGGAATGCCACCATGAGTTCTTCCTATCGGGGCTTGACACTAGTATCGCCATAGTTCACCGCCGCTGGCGGCTACATCAACCTAGAACGCTGATCCCAGATTCCAGATATAGTCTCTTTGTCCGAATGAATGCTTGCTCAGTTCCTCCGCGTAAAAGAACGACCAGGCGCACCTATTATCCGCGACAAAGACCATAGCACCAGAACCAATTAGCTGGCATTTCGGGGTCCTGGGTGTATCACCGGCAATACGGAAGTTATGCCGAGGCGGGACAACCCGGCTCGTCAATTTATGAGATAGGTTCTAGTCTCGGGAAACGCGCTTTTCGCCACTTGTCCGTGTAGTCGGCATCTCGGACAGATTGCCGCGACGCTGTAGCACAAGTTCATCGCCAAACCAACCTGAACATTACCCGTTTTTCCGCGTAGTGGCCAAGTTTGAATGCGCATGTCCGAACCACCCCCCCGAGTACTAGCTGGTAAGAATCTGTTCAAGCTTTTGTAAGCTCGACCGCTCACCCATGACGATCAGGAAATCACCGGCCGAGATCTCGAGTTCAGCGGGGGGATTGAAGATTGTTTCGCCCCCTTGTTTACGAACCGCAAGCACGATCACTCCGGATTTCCGCGACTCCAACAGCTGCCCCAGAGTCTTCCTGGTGAATTCACCTGTGAATTCACCCTTGGACGCGACGCAGACTTCTTCCATCGTGACCTTTGGCCCTATGTCGCCTCTGGCGAAGTCCAGGAACTCAACCACATGGGGTCGCAGCAATGCGTCAGCAAGTTGGCGTCCCGCCATCGCATAGGGAGTAAAGACAGTGTCGGCTCCTGCGCGGCGCAATTTTTCTCCGGCTTCTTCTTCAGAGACCCGGGTTACAACAGTCAGCCTCGGATTCAGAGTCTTTGCCGAGAGAATGATGAAGAGGTTCTCGGCATCGGAGGGCAAAGCGGCAATCAGTCCCCTTGCTCTGGTCACGCCTGCTTCGCGAAGGCTGTCATCTTGCGTCGCATCCGCAACAATGGCAAGCATTCCAGCGTTCACCGCCTTTGCAACACGCTGCTCATTGCGATCAAGCAACACGAAGGGAGCGTCTGCCCGTTGAAGTTCATAACAGGCGTTCCGGCCTACACGGCCAAAACCGCAGACGATAATGTGGTCGTGCAGGTGATTGATCATGCGTCTTTTCCTGCGTTCGCCATAGCGATCCTGTAACTCGAGCTCGATGATAGTTTGGGTCATGGCGCCCACCGCTAAGAACATGGCGCTCACTCCAAACAGAATCAGGAACGAATTAAAGACCCGTCCAGCATGGCTGAGAGGCCACAGCTCCTGATAGCCGACCGTCGTGATCGTCGTGATGGTCATGTAGAAGCCGTCGAACCACGTATAGCCTTCTATCAGCTTGAAGCCGGCGGTACCCACAACCACCGTGAAGCATAACAGTCCAGCGATCAGAATGATCCGGCGAACCAGGCGGCTTTGCATCGAAGATATCCCCGAAGAGATGTTCAGGCCGCCATTGGCCTCCTGTCGACGGCTTAAGCGAGGCTCGAAAGGCGTAGCGACCGGAATCGAACGATCAAGCGGACAAAATCTATTCCATCAAGAAAAAGCTTCAAAACCCAGCAGAAATCCTTGTCGCCCCCCCCAAACCACGCATCTCAAACAAAATAAACCCAGGGAGGCAGCATGAACCAGGATCCCAATTCCTTTCGCGCCATCCTGAAACACCCGAGTGCCTTTCTCCCCCTCGCAATGTCCCTTACAGCCTTGGCAGTCGTGTTTGTCGCCGCAATCTACAACGTCCTCCATTACGGGCATGGCCTTGTTCGTGAACCAGACGAAGGGACCGCCGCCCACCTCTGGCAGTTGCTTATGGCGGGACAGATGCCGATACTGGTCTTCTTCGCCATCAAGTGGCTGCCGCGGGCTCCAAGATCGACGCTGTATGTACTCGCACTGCAGGCCGGAGCAGCGCTCGCATCCATGGCCCCTGTCTTTTTCCTCAATTTGTGAATGCCCGCGACTGTCACCGAACCAGACAACGGTAAAAACAAACCGGCAGCCAGACACTTGGTCCGGTTGCCGGTTTCGTCGTTTCCAGTAGAACGCTTACCTGTCAATAATTGCTTGGGGTGAAGCTGCAAACATTGTTGGAACCCACCGCGGCATAAAGCGCCTGGTTGTTCAAGGTAGGGGCGTTCAGCCGGAAGCCGTAGTTCTGGCCGACCAGCGTCGTCGTCCCTCCCGCCGGAGTGACGTACACCGTATACGTCTGGGCCGGCACGTTCACGATGAACTCGAACGCGTAGGTTGTCCCACCGGTGTACGGAATACTGTTGGCCGCCTGGTAGCCCGTGCTGTTATACGCGTCGATGAACCCCGAGGGATTGAACCGCGCGATCGCCGCCAGGCTGGTGTAGGCGCTCTGCGGCCCATCCGTTAGGCCCATCACGGTATTGATGAGGTTCGCCGAAGGAGTCGCCGTGTAGGTCGCCGTGAAGGTAGTCGACTCACTCGTGAAGGGCGTGTTGTTCCACGTGGTGCTCGCGCTCTGGCACGAGGGGCCGCTCGCAGTCGCCGTAAAGCCGCAGACATTGTTCGTGCCAGCCGCCGCATACAGCGACAGGTTGTTCAAGGTCGGCGCGCTGGTGCGGAACACGAAGTTCAACCCCACCAGGGTCTTCGTGCCGCCTCGCGGAGTCACCCAGACCGTGTAGGTCTGGGCCGCCACGTCCACGTCGAACTCGAACGTATACATCGTGCCGCCCGAGTAAGGAATGGTCGAGACTGCACTGTACCCCGTGCCGTTATACGCGTCGATGAACCCCGAGGGATTGAACCGCACGATCGCCGCCAGGCTGGTGTAGACGGTCTGCGGCCCATTGCTCAGGCCCATAACGGTATTGATCGGGCTCCCCGAGGGAGTCGCGTTGAACGTCGCCGTAAAGGTCCCCGTCTGCGCCGCAAACGAAGTGTTGCTCCACGAACTGCCCACCGTCTGGCACAGATTCGTTGAGTGCGTCAGGGCCTCGAACAGCGTCATATGGTTGCCATAATCGCCCGTGAGAGACAGATTCAGCAGCCCGTTCTGGATCCAGTTATAGACATTCGCCGTGCCATGCAGGCCGCTCGATCCAGAGCCATCCGCCAGGTTCGGATCGTTCAGGCGGTTGTGGTAGTGGTTATAGCCGATCGCGTACGTCGAGCCAGAGCCGAGCGTGATCTGGCCGATGTGCGTCGCACCAGAGCTGGTGCAGTAGTTTGTGGGTGCCGTGATGAGCGCGTTCTGACCGCCCCCCTGGCCTTCAAAGCCTGCCATCACATTTATCGAGCCGACGATGCGCTGCTGGGCTGCGCTGCCGGTGTCCTGGTAGAGTGAGCCGCCCTGGATCCAGTCCGTCTCCGCAGCGTTGATGGTTCCGGCGATGCTGTCTTCCGTATGCGTCAGATCGCGGCAGGTCTCCTGCGCAACGTTCGTGGTCGACGAGTCGAAGACCGTCTGCCCATACCAGCTCGGGTTGCCACGCGGGGAAGGTGCATGGAAGCCTCCATCGACAGACTGCAGATAGAAGAGGTCAGGCACGCGCCCCTGCCAGAACGAGCGCGCCGTCGCCAGCAGCGATGCGTTCTCCGTGAACACGGCAATCTGCATGATACCGTCGATCATCGACATGTCCCAGTTGCCGTTCACGCCCGATCCGTTCTGAATCACAGGCAGGTAGACGTTATTCAGCATGTTCGTAAAGGCCTGGATGTTCGAAGAAGACCATCCGGAGCCATTGCCGCCGGGCTTGCCCCAGCGGATGATCTCCGCCGCGCGCGGCCACTTCTGCGAGTCCCACCCCGACTGCAGCGGCCCGTTCGAGCAATCCGTGCCGCTCGGGCACGAAAGTCCGTTGGTCCCGGCGTACCCTATGAAGTTGTTCGCGTAGGTGTTCATGATGTTGATCGCGTTATTCGCGTAGGTCTGGTTGCCCGTGATGTACCACAGCAGAGCCTGCACATAAGCCGCGTTGGAGTCGTTGTCCGCCTCCTGACATCCGTTATTGGGATGCGAGAAGGCTCCGCACTGGTTGATGCCACCGGGCCACGGCCCCTGCACCGTGTAGCTCAATGAGCCATAGCTGCTGCTCATCGCCTTGTTCACCTGGCTGACGATGACAGAATTATTTGCCTGGTATGCAGCACGGGTTGCATCCAGCTGCTGCTGGCTCACCACAATGCCGGGATGTACCCATGTCTGGGCCTGGACCGCCGCTGGGGAGCAGAACGCCGCGCACAATGCGCAGAGCAAGAGGGCATTACTGACTGCGGACTTCCGAAAGTTCATGGAACGTCTCCTTGGGCAAAATCAGTTAGTTCGAACTCTGGCCGAATATCGACCGCCGATCATAGAACCATCGCGCTTCAAATCTTGTCAAGAACAAAAAACAAGGGAAGACCTGAAGACAACCGATTGTCTTTAGTGGTTGGCCGACTTCCGAGTCTCCTGTTTAGCGTCTATCTCTCGTCATATTTCAGAGTCCGAGCATCCAATCTCGGCAGCCAACTCGGGTCAAGGGCTCCCAAATATACTGATTCAGTCCGGGCCCAACAGTGGCTCAGGCACCGCGACCACATTCGCCATTCCACGCAAAGAGGTTGACTTCGTGCTAAGTCCTGCGTTGCCCACAGAAGGACTTAGCGATCATGCGCGCTGGCGAATGCTCGCGTTGATCTGCACTGGCGTCGTCCTCTGCATGACGACCTGGTTCTCCGCGACAGCCATCACGCCGGAGCTCATCCAGCTCTGGCGCCTCTCTCCCGCCCAGGTCTCCTGGCTCACCAACGCAGTCCAGCTCGGCTTCGTCACCGGAGCGCTGCTCTCCAGCTTCGTGAGCCTTCCCGACCTGGTTCCGCTGCGCAAGCTGATGGCGGTGAGCGCCCTCGTAGCGGCATCGGCGAATCTGTGCCTGCTCTGGGTGCCCTCAACCAGCTGGCTGCTTGCTGCGCGCTTCGTCACCGGCGTGGCGCTCGCCGGTATTTACCCACCGGCTCTCAAGCTCACATCGACTTGGTTCGTGCGCGGCCGAGGCACCGCGCTCGGCCTCGTCATCGCAGCGTTGACCCTGGGATCATCGCTCCCCCACCTCGTTCGTTCTCTTACCGACCGCGTAGATTGGCAGGCCGTCGTCATCACAGCTTCCGCATGCACGCTGGCGGGCGCCGCGCTCATCGTTCTCTTTGCGGCGGAGGGCCCGTTTCCGTTCAGCAAAGCCGTCTTCAATCCCCGTTACATGGGGGTTGTTCTGCGGAACCGGCCGCTCGCCCTCGCCAATCTCGGCTACTTCGGCCACATGTGGGAGCTCTACGCCATGTGGGGCTGGTTCCTGGCCTTTACGCGGGCCGCTGGGCCTCATCTCGGCCTGACTGGCGCAAAAGCCGCATCGCTCGTGACCTTCATTGTGGTCGCCTCCGGTGTCGTGGGAGCGGTTCTCGGCGGGCTGCTGGCCGATCGCACAAGCCGCACCTTCGCTGCCGGCCTGATGATGACGCTCTCCGGCCTCTGCGCCGTCGTCATCGGTCTCGTCTTCGACGGCCCGCTCTGGCTGTTTCTGCTGGTTGCCGTCCTCTGGGGAATCACCGTCATCGGCGACTCCGCGCAGTTCTCTGCCATGGCGACAGAGCTAAGCGACCCCAGCTACGTCGGAACCGCGCTCGCGCTCCAACTCGGCCTCGGCTTCACCCTGACCCTCGTC
This window contains:
- a CDS encoding TM2 domain-containing protein, coding for MSFADPVYTARMDDRQRAWFYAEYQHARRDEVIGVLLALFLGCFGVHHFYLSRNGLGILYLCFFWTGIPTLAGLVEAFFMPGRVREYNAQQADYIARHILASAYAYAPPSSTPTPCAACGGPVEPMAAFCPHCGHATSNPIHAEQAEVGTV
- the rpmA gene encoding 50S ribosomal protein L27; protein product: MAHKKGLGSSKNGRDSNAQRLGVKRFGGQTVTGGSIIVRQRGTPLKAGANVGRGKDDTLFAKIDGVVKFQDRGQLGRFVSIEPVA
- the rplU gene encoding 50S ribosomal protein L21 translates to MYAVIRTGGKQYRVAPGDTLKIETTAHQEGNVEFSDVLAVSGAEGQFESDLKGAKVTATVLGEGRGDKILVFKLKRKKQYKKMQGHRQDYVEVKINEIVVGGKSLK
- a CDS encoding DUF6632 domain-containing protein codes for the protein MRRRLLQVLLVLSGLFFVAGIYPLFTSIPRHDQSAYGDQMMLAVYFVLGVFLLLAAKMPQAHRSLIAFPGWGTLAHDAIMAVQAYQQKQLRSELLPLIVIALLCISLIILTPPRLLSSGAPRVSSPQ
- a CDS encoding nuclear transport factor 2 family protein; this translates as MKPKQHLEQSMQEEQIRKALNAHWDASAAGDANAEHDIYDDDAICDYPQSGERILGRSNLQAVRSHHPGKPSGFNVKRILGKGDLWITEYTITYQGRPAYTVSIMEFRNGKVVHETQYFADPFEAPAWRSQWVQRIS
- a CDS encoding aldo/keto reductase: MIESSDFRVARIPLSNGAGHMPALGFGTLIPDAAATISATRDALEAGFRHFDCAERYRNEREVGEALQAGLAAGGIAREDIFVTTKLWNSNHRPERVEPAFEASLDRLGLKYLDLYLIHTPFAFQPGDEQDPRDQNGNVLYDRGVTLLDTWRAMESLVDHGRCRAIGLSDITLNGLVPIYESAKIKPAVVQVEAHPYLPETELLEFCKEKGIVLLAFAPLGHGIRPGPLEDPVISAIAARVGKTPAQVLLAWAVQRGTALLTTPKTAARARENLNISALPEDAFDEINRIQTRQRFNEVVKTGSPGFIPQGS
- a CDS encoding VOC family protein; the encoded protein is MASITGIGGAFVRARDPEQLYGWYERHLGLSRSKGFFAFPASAQRAQIVFAFFSQDDEYFPVVQKAMINLQVDNLDGVLDRLTNEGVAVDPKRESYDFGRFGWFTDPEGNRVELWQPVAAG
- a CDS encoding SulP family inorganic anion transporter, which encodes MNKVQLGSDIMAGITLAALGIPEVMGYTKIIGTPVITGLYTIFLPMVVFAVFGSSRHLVVSADSATAAMVFAALTALSFVANTPRYIELTSLIALVSGATLLLARILRLGFLADFLSRTVLVGFLTGVGVQVAIGQIHEMLGIEANGHGFLRQTLFTLRHLNETHLPSALIALTVVAVIVGFEFLAPRFPGALIAVVGMTAASAIRNWAGHGVRVVGNVPGGLPHLSVPHITLSDVMLVLPISFSCFIVILSQSAATSRAYALRYRENFSQNVDLVGLSLANLVAGCSSTFVVNGSPTKTAIVDSGGGRTQWAHLTTAAVTLLVLLFLTKPLSYLPNSVLAAIVFMIGVKLIDHRGLAEVCRVSPTEFLLALITAATVVFFGVEQGILLATVMSLLMHVRHGYRPHTGVVVRDSTDHWRIDDPVPGREAEPGLVMFWFGGGLFYANAAFFADQARRLVHDSPAAVRWLVVDARAVTEMDFSAGRALLELFEDLKKAGVALAFIVVPVRQPRVLERMGLLELIGSNRIFESRYECVQAYLSETAAKPQS
- a CDS encoding potassium channel family protein, producing the protein MQSRLVRRIILIAGLLCFTVVVGTAGFKLIEGYTWFDGFYMTITTITTVGYQELWPLSHAGRVFNSFLILFGVSAMFLAVGAMTQTIIELELQDRYGERRKRRMINHLHDHIIVCGFGRVGRNACYELQRADAPFVLLDRNEQRVAKAVNAGMLAIVADATQDDSLREAGVTRARGLIAALPSDAENLFIILSAKTLNPRLTVVTRVSEEEAGEKLRRAGADTVFTPYAMAGRQLADALLRPHVVEFLDFARGDIGPKVTMEEVCVASKGEFTGEFTRKTLGQLLESRKSGVIVLAVRKQGGETIFNPPAELEISAGDFLIVMGERSSLQKLEQILTS
- a CDS encoding alginate lyase family protein, whose product is MNFRKSAVSNALLLCALCAAFCSPAAVQAQTWVHPGIVVSQQQLDATRAAYQANNSVIVSQVNKAMSSSYGSLSYTVQGPWPGGINQCGAFSHPNNGCQEADNDSNAAYVQALLWYITGNQTYANNAINIMNTYANNFIGYAGTNGLSCPSGTDCSNGPLQSGWDSQKWPRAAEIIRWGKPGGNGSGWSSSNIQAFTNMLNNVYLPVIQNGSGVNGNWDMSMIDGIMQIAVFTENASLLATARSFWQGRVPDLFYLQSVDGGFHAPSPRGNPSWYGQTVFDSSTTNVAQETCRDLTHTEDSIAGTINAAETDWIQGGSLYQDTGSAAQQRIVGSINVMAGFEGQGGGQNALITAPTNYCTSSGATHIGQITLGSGSTYAIGYNHYHNRLNDPNLADGSGSSGLHGTANVYNWIQNGLLNLSLTGDYGNHMTLFEALTHSTNLCQTVGSSWSNTSFAAQTGTFTATFNATPSGSPINTVMGLSNGPQTVYTSLAAIVRFNPSGFIDAYNGTGYSAVSTIPYSGGTMYTFEFDVDVAAQTYTVWVTPRGGTKTLVGLNFVFRTSAPTLNNLSLYAAAGTNNVCGFTATASGPSCQSASTTWNNTPFTSESTTFTATYTATPSANLINTVMGLTDGPQSAYTSLAAIARFNPSGFIDAYNSTGYQAANSIPYTGGTTYAFEFIVNVPAQTYTVYVTPAGGTTTLVGQNYGFRLNAPTLNNQALYAAVGSNNVCSFTPSNY